Proteins from a single region of Butyrivibrio fibrisolvens:
- a CDS encoding cation-translocating P-type ATPase — MTGLTAQEAQDRYIRGYGNTQIDNAQKSTKDILKENIFTYFNLIFTVLAVLLIIAGSYRSLTFLPVVIANTLIGIFQELKAKKVLDNLSVLNTPTCQVLRDGEEITVPIQNLVIDDVIVLRSGVQIPADAIVISGEVNVNEALLTGEADEINKKVDSELMSGSFVVNGLCYARLIRVGEKSYISQLTLRAKKMKAGEQSEMIKSINRIVIFSGIAIIPVGVTLMWQSLALGNNFSESIVSMVAAVIGMIPEGMYLLVSLALAMSAVRLGMNQVMLHDMKSTETLARVDVLCVDKTGTITDNSMLVCDIIPAEGRSEEQQTQDRIRMSEYIEALPDDNMTMKALADYFPSMGARGCVSNLPFSSVRKYSGVQFDDKTYVLGAPDIILQKDYEKYKPLVNEYAGKGLRVIVFAEYSDEESSVPVPENGTGDGNVTPVMFVLLQNPLRENAAETFAYFRKQGVEVKVISGDNPVTVSEVARQAGIEGAEKYVDVRPLNDEMLFEAADKYTVFGRVQPEQKQKLVKALQKAGHKVAMTGDGVNDILAMKDADCSIAMAAGSEAAMQAAQVVLLDSDFSHMKQIVSEGRRDINNITRSATLFLVKNIFSLLLSIFAIVSLMTYPLQASQVTFISMFNIGIPAFFFALEDNTKRSSGSFLIHVMMKALPAAITDFLAIATLVIFGETFGVSTEDISVAATFVMTIVGFMILIHISSPMNKFRTRVIFGCIIGMVFAAIVFSDLFAITYVSKECVMLFALFVIATEPCMRYLTKLCEWIENKYKNRKRKS, encoded by the coding sequence ATGACAGGACTTACTGCACAGGAGGCGCAGGACAGATATATACGTGGCTATGGCAATACTCAGATTGATAATGCCCAGAAATCCACGAAAGATATCTTAAAAGAAAACATATTTACATATTTCAACCTGATCTTTACTGTGTTGGCGGTTTTACTTATAATCGCCGGCTCATACAGGTCGCTTACATTTTTACCGGTTGTTATTGCAAATACCCTTATCGGTATTTTTCAGGAGCTTAAGGCTAAGAAGGTTTTAGATAACCTCTCGGTTCTTAATACGCCTACTTGCCAGGTTTTAAGAGATGGTGAGGAGATAACAGTTCCGATTCAGAATCTGGTTATAGACGACGTGATAGTTCTAAGAAGCGGCGTACAGATTCCGGCTGATGCAATAGTTATATCCGGTGAAGTCAATGTAAACGAGGCACTTCTTACAGGCGAGGCGGACGAGATCAATAAAAAAGTTGACAGCGAACTTATGAGTGGTAGTTTTGTTGTCAATGGACTTTGTTATGCACGTCTTATTCGTGTTGGCGAGAAATCCTATATATCACAGCTTACCCTTCGTGCCAAGAAGATGAAAGCCGGTGAGCAGTCAGAGATGATCAAGTCCATAAACAGGATAGTCATTTTCTCAGGTATTGCCATTATTCCTGTGGGCGTAACGCTCATGTGGCAGTCTCTTGCTCTTGGCAATAACTTTAGCGAAAGCATAGTTTCTATGGTTGCCGCAGTTATTGGTATGATTCCTGAAGGCATGTACCTTCTTGTGAGTCTTGCCCTTGCCATGAGTGCTGTAAGACTTGGTATGAATCAGGTCATGCTTCATGACATGAAGAGTACAGAGACGCTTGCGAGGGTAGATGTCCTTTGCGTTGATAAGACTGGTACTATCACCGACAACTCAATGCTTGTATGTGACATCATTCCTGCAGAAGGAAGAAGTGAAGAGCAGCAGACACAGGATCGTATCCGAATGTCGGAATACATAGAAGCCCTTCCTGATGACAATATGACTATGAAGGCGCTGGCGGATTATTTCCCGTCAATGGGAGCCAGAGGATGTGTTTCTAATCTGCCATTTTCATCAGTCAGAAAGTATTCCGGTGTTCAGTTTGATGACAAGACCTATGTTCTTGGCGCTCCTGATATAATCCTTCAAAAGGATTATGAGAAGTACAAGCCACTTGTTAATGAATATGCAGGTAAGGGACTCAGAGTTATAGTTTTTGCTGAATACTCTGATGAAGAGTCATCTGTTCCTGTTCCTGAAAACGGAACCGGAGATGGCAACGTTACTCCTGTAATGTTCGTTCTTTTACAGAATCCGCTTAGAGAGAATGCGGCTGAAACCTTTGCTTATTTCAGAAAACAGGGAGTTGAAGTTAAAGTTATATCAGGTGATAACCCTGTGACTGTCTCAGAGGTTGCAAGACAGGCCGGAATCGAAGGGGCAGAGAAATATGTAGATGTTCGCCCTCTTAACGATGAGATGCTCTTTGAAGCCGCAGACAAGTATACAGTATTTGGAAGAGTTCAGCCTGAGCAAAAGCAAAAGCTTGTTAAAGCTCTTCAAAAAGCCGGTCATAAAGTTGCCATGACCGGTGACGGTGTTAACGATATTCTTGCAATGAAGGATGCAGACTGTTCTATAGCTATGGCGGCAGGTTCAGAAGCAGCCATGCAGGCTGCACAGGTAGTCCTTCTTGATTCTGACTTCTCACACATGAAGCAGATAGTGTCTGAAGGTAGAAGAGATATCAACAATATCACAAGATCAGCTACACTGTTCCTTGTTAAGAATATTTTTTCACTATTGTTATCGATATTCGCTATTGTCAGCCTGATGACATATCCACTTCAGGCTTCGCAGGTAACATTTATCAGTATGTTTAATATTGGTATTCCTGCTTTCTTCTTTGCTCTTGAAGATAATACCAAGAGAAGCAGCGGATCATTTTTGATCCATGTCATGATGAAAGCTCTTCCTGCGGCTATCACCGACTTTTTGGCTATCGCAACTCTGGTAATATTTGGCGAGACTTTTGGTGTTTCAACCGAGGATATTTCAGTTGCGGCAACCTTTGTAATGACAATTGTCGGTTTTATGATACTTATCCATATAAGCTCACCTATGAATAAATTCCGCACAAGAGTTATATTTGGGTGTATTATAGGAATGGTATTTGCAGCAATTGTATTTAGTGATCTGTTCGCAATTACGTATGTATCTAAAGAGTGTGTAATGCTCTTTGCACTTTTTGTAATTGCCACAGAGCCATGTATGCGCTATCTTACAAAGCTGTGTGAGTGGATAGAAAACAAATACAAAAATAGGAAAAGGAAGTCATAA
- the minE gene encoding cell division topological specificity factor MinE, with protein MKLSDLFKKKSSGDVAKDRLKMVLVSDRANCSPEIMERIKSDILEVLSKYAEVDKDQLDIHITQMETDESGTNSVPALYANIPIRNIHHTAK; from the coding sequence ATGAAACTGTCAGATTTGTTCAAAAAGAAAAGTTCAGGTGATGTTGCAAAAGACAGACTTAAGATGGTTCTTGTCTCTGATCGTGCTAATTGCTCACCTGAAATAATGGAACGTATTAAGAGCGATATTCTTGAAGTGCTTTCCAAGTATGCTGAGGTAGACAAAGACCAGTTAGATATTCACATTACTCAGATGGAAACAGATGAAAGCGGTACTAACTCAGTACCTGCTTTGTATGCAAATATTCCGATCAGAAATATTCATCACACAGCAAAATAA
- the minD gene encoding septum site-determining protein MinD — translation MGEVIVVTSGKGGVGKTTTTANLGTGLSLLNKKVVLVDTDIGLRNLDVVLGLENRIVYNLVDVVEGNCKLAQALIKNKDNANLYLIAAAQQRDKNAVNEEQMKKLTAELKEQFDYVIIDCPAGIEQGFKNAIAGADKAVVVTTPEVSAVRDADRIIGLLEANEMKDSQLVVNRLRPDMVKRGDMMSADDVVEVLAVNLLGIVPDDEDVVVATNRGIPLAGNGKSLAGQAYMNICRRLNGEQVPFLDLDTKKGFFSKLFSK, via the coding sequence ATGGGAGAAGTTATAGTTGTTACATCTGGTAAGGGAGGCGTAGGTAAGACTACTACTACTGCCAATCTCGGTACCGGTCTTTCATTACTTAACAAGAAAGTAGTTCTGGTTGATACAGATATAGGTCTTCGTAACCTTGATGTTGTACTCGGACTTGAGAACCGCATAGTTTACAATCTTGTTGATGTTGTTGAAGGTAATTGCAAACTTGCACAGGCTCTTATCAAAAATAAGGATAATGCAAATCTGTATCTTATTGCAGCTGCACAGCAGAGAGATAAGAATGCAGTTAATGAAGAGCAGATGAAGAAGCTTACAGCAGAGCTTAAAGAGCAGTTTGATTATGTTATCATTGACTGTCCTGCAGGTATTGAGCAGGGATTTAAAAATGCCATCGCAGGCGCTGACAAGGCAGTAGTTGTTACTACACCTGAAGTATCAGCCGTTCGTGATGCAGACAGAATCATCGGACTTCTTGAAGCCAATGAGATGAAGGATTCACAGCTTGTTGTTAACAGATTAAGACCTGATATGGTTAAGCGTGGCGATATGATGAGCGCAGATGACGTTGTTGAGGTTCTTGCGGTTAATCTTCTTGGAATCGTTCCTGACGATGAAGATGTGGTTGTTGCTACTAACAGAGGTATACCGCTTGCAGGAAACGGCAAGTCACTTGCAGGTCAGGCATATATGAATATCTGCAGACGTTTGAATGGAGAACAGGTTCCTTTCCTTGATCTTGATACTAAAAAAGGATTCTTCAGCAAATTATTCAGTAAATAA
- a CDS encoding septum site-determining protein MinC: MAQPVSIKGTKSGIILVLDETIPFIQLKELIEQKFAEASAFLGNSSMGLLVRGRRLSEAEEAEVLDIISRTTKLRIVCILDEDHPLDTAFAKMVSGAGSVETAAKEQIQPQAIKPQLSNEERQQLMDQAYNEAYQAAFEQIGDANARIHVGNIRSGQEIISQHSIIVFGDVNPGGSIVSAGCIFVFGALKGNAFAGATGDQNAFVVATDFKPLQVRIADAIAVSEEESSSKSKGFLRRKASRSVVPGPEVAYTYQGAIARSEFNNKYLRSNQFFK, from the coding sequence ATGGCACAGCCAGTTTCTATTAAGGGGACAAAGTCTGGTATCATTCTGGTACTCGATGAAACAATTCCTTTTATACAATTAAAAGAGTTAATAGAACAGAAATTTGCAGAGGCATCTGCTTTTCTTGGTAATTCAAGCATGGGCCTTTTGGTTAGAGGTCGCAGACTTTCAGAAGCAGAAGAGGCTGAGGTTCTTGATATTATTTCAAGAACAACAAAACTCAGGATCGTATGTATTCTTGATGAGGATCATCCTCTTGATACAGCTTTTGCAAAGATGGTATCAGGAGCAGGCTCTGTAGAGACTGCAGCTAAAGAGCAGATACAGCCGCAGGCAATTAAGCCGCAGCTTTCAAACGAAGAAAGACAGCAGCTTATGGACCAGGCCTACAATGAAGCTTATCAGGCTGCATTTGAGCAGATAGGCGATGCTAATGCCAGGATTCATGTTGGTAACATTCGTTCGGGACAGGAGATAATATCACAGCATTCTATTATTGTTTTTGGCGATGTTAATCCCGGAGGAAGCATTGTCTCCGCAGGTTGTATCTTTGTATTTGGAGCATTGAAAGGTAATGCATTTGCAGGCGCTACAGGAGATCAGAATGCTTTTGTAGTAGCTACAGATTTTAAACCTTTGCAGGTCAGGATCGCAGATGCGATTGCAGTTTCAGAAGAGGAATCTTCATCTAAATCAAAAGGATTTCTTAGAAGAAAAGCAAGCCGAAGCGTTGTTCCGGGACCTGAAGTTGCCTACACATATCAGGGCGCGATCGCAAGATCTGAATTTAACAATAAATATCTTAGAAGTAATCAGTTTTTCAAATAA
- the tsf gene encoding translation elongation factor Ts, giving the protein MAAITAAMVKELRESTGAGMMECKKALAASDGDMDAAVEFLRKNGQAKAEKKASRIAAEGLTAVAVKDEKTAAVVEVNSETDFVAKNEKFQAFVNAVATQAVNSDSADLDSFMNEAWNEDSSKTVKEALVEITAVISEKIDIRRFQKLTASEGIVVPYVHGGGRISVLVEAKTDVVNDAIKEALHNVAMQVAALAPKYVDMNDVPEEYKEHEKEILLAQATKENEELPEEKRKPQQILEKMLVGRLNKELKEICLNEQVYVKAEDGKQTVAQYIAQVAKANSADLTIKSFVRFETGEGIEKKQDNFAEEVMAQAGLK; this is encoded by the coding sequence ATGGCAGCTATTACAGCAGCAATGGTAAAAGAATTACGTGAATCAACAGGCGCAGGAATGATGGAGTGCAAAAAGGCTCTTGCTGCTTCTGATGGAGATATGGATGCAGCAGTTGAGTTCCTCAGAAAGAACGGTCAGGCTAAGGCTGAGAAGAAGGCTAGCCGTATCGCAGCTGAGGGTCTTACAGCAGTAGCTGTTAAGGATGAGAAGACTGCAGCAGTTGTTGAAGTTAACTCTGAGACAGACTTCGTTGCTAAGAACGAGAAGTTCCAGGCATTCGTTAATGCAGTAGCTACACAGGCAGTTAATTCTGATTCTGCAGACCTTGATTCTTTCATGAACGAGGCGTGGAATGAGGATTCCAGCAAGACTGTTAAGGAAGCTCTCGTAGAGATCACAGCAGTTATCTCTGAGAAGATCGATATCCGTCGTTTCCAGAAGCTTACAGCTTCTGAAGGTATCGTTGTACCTTATGTACACGGTGGCGGACGTATCTCTGTTCTTGTAGAAGCTAAGACAGACGTTGTTAACGATGCTATCAAAGAAGCTCTTCACAACGTTGCTATGCAGGTTGCAGCTCTTGCTCCTAAGTATGTAGATATGAACGATGTTCCTGAAGAATACAAAGAGCATGAGAAGGAGATCCTTCTTGCTCAGGCTACAAAGGAAAACGAGGAACTTCCTGAAGAGAAGAGAAAGCCTCAGCAGATCCTTGAGAAGATGCTTGTTGGTCGTCTTAACAAAGAGCTTAAAGAAATCTGCCTTAACGAGCAGGTTTATGTAAAGGCTGAAGATGGCAAGCAGACAGTAGCTCAGTATATCGCACAGGTTGCTAAGGCAAACAGCGCTGATCTTACTATCAAGAGCTTCGTTCGTTTTGAGACAGGCGAAGGCATTGAGAAGAAGCAGGATAACTTTGCAGAAGAAGTTATGGCTCAGGCTGGACTTAAATAA
- the rpsB gene encoding 30S ribosomal protein S2, translated as MSVVTMKQLLEAGVHFGHQTRRWNPKMAPYIFTERNNIHIIDLQKSVGKVDEAYKAIFEIAEQGGTVLFVGTKKQAQDAVKEEALRCGMYYVNERWLGGMLTNFTTIQSRIQRMKDIERMQADGTFEVLPKKEVAGLKKELDKLQRNIGGIRDMKRIPDAIFVVDPKKEHICIQEAHALGITLVGICDTNCDPEELDYIIPGNDDAIRAVKLLVGKMADAVIEANQGAEVEAPVAEEVSEDAE; from the coding sequence ATGAGCGTTGTTACAATGAAACAGTTACTTGAGGCAGGTGTACACTTCGGACACCAGACAAGAAGATGGAACCCTAAGATGGCTCCTTACATCTTCACAGAGAGAAACAACATCCACATTATCGATCTTCAGAAGTCAGTTGGTAAGGTTGATGAAGCTTACAAGGCAATCTTCGAGATCGCTGAGCAGGGCGGTACAGTTCTTTTCGTAGGTACTAAGAAGCAGGCTCAGGATGCTGTTAAGGAAGAGGCTCTTCGTTGCGGTATGTACTATGTTAACGAGAGATGGCTCGGCGGTATGCTTACAAACTTCACAACAATCCAGTCAAGAATTCAGCGCATGAAAGATATCGAGAGAATGCAGGCTGATGGAACATTCGAAGTTCTTCCTAAGAAGGAAGTTGCTGGTCTCAAGAAGGAACTTGATAAGCTTCAGAGAAACATCGGCGGTATCCGCGATATGAAGAGAATCCCTGATGCAATCTTCGTAGTAGATCCTAAGAAGGAACACATCTGTATCCAGGAAGCTCACGCACTTGGAATCACACTTGTTGGTATTTGTGATACAAACTGCGATCCTGAAGAGCTTGATTACATCATTCCTGGTAACGATGATGCTATTCGTGCCGTTAAGCTTCTTGTTGGTAAGATGGCAGATGCTGTTATCGAAGCTAACCAGGGTGCTGAAGTTGAAGCTCCAGTAGCTGAAGAAGTTTCAGAAGACGCTGAATAA
- a CDS encoding DUF6115 domain-containing protein, which yields MGIGVVILLVGGVIAIVLGFILPVGKDLEKDDKKAMESAVAQAVHNSIEKSHDKIQREIDDTIEESLLKTERGLDRITNEKMSAISEYADTVMNDIHKNHDEVMFMYDMLNDKQKNLTSTVSEAEKTQEQALQTVRDAEITARAAREAATKVSMMAHGINPGSANIAPPDSNSPAGFYDAATPPVSFHNAAATNFFENLGIDGYELDGTVSGIQQAKAAMEKNNRKPQSSVFGDVRAGKSAPGTDQNIFDGIDAKSSGFAPLGASEHLSSEDLDQQFARVFGSPEKTEDDFSALTDEMEAVRAIAAAASDPVSDKVIPISDGQRASREDDEISEQNRQNNKIMEMHEAGKSNIAIARELGLGVGEVGLVIELAQKNRRKRQI from the coding sequence ATGGGAATTGGCGTAGTTATATTACTTGTAGGCGGTGTTATCGCGATCGTTCTTGGATTTATCCTTCCTGTTGGTAAGGACCTTGAAAAGGATGATAAAAAAGCAATGGAATCAGCCGTAGCACAGGCTGTTCATAATTCTATTGAAAAATCCCACGATAAAATCCAAAGAGAAATAGATGATACGATCGAGGAGTCTCTTCTTAAAACGGAGAGGGGCCTGGATCGTATTACCAATGAGAAAATGAGCGCTATCAGTGAGTATGCAGATACTGTCATGAACGATATTCATAAAAACCATGATGAAGTCATGTTCATGTATGACATGCTCAATGATAAGCAAAAGAATCTCACATCTACTGTATCTGAAGCTGAAAAGACGCAGGAACAGGCGCTCCAGACAGTTCGTGATGCAGAGATCACCGCAAGAGCAGCAAGAGAAGCGGCAACCAAAGTCAGCATGATGGCTCACGGCATAAATCCCGGATCTGCCAACATCGCTCCGCCTGATTCTAATTCACCTGCAGGATTCTATGATGCTGCAACACCTCCTGTTTCTTTTCACAATGCAGCAGCCACTAATTTCTTTGAGAATCTTGGAATCGATGGCTACGAGCTTGACGGCACTGTAAGCGGAATTCAGCAGGCCAAAGCCGCCATGGAAAAAAATAACAGAAAACCGCAGAGCTCTGTATTTGGAGACGTTAGAGCAGGTAAATCGGCTCCAGGAACAGATCAGAATATATTCGACGGTATAGACGCCAAGAGCTCCGGATTTGCTCCTCTTGGAGCCAGTGAACATCTTTCGAGCGAAGATCTCGACCAGCAGTTTGCAAGGGTATTTGGAAGCCCTGAAAAGACAGAGGATGATTTCAGTGCCCTTACTGATGAGATGGAAGCAGTAAGGGCAATAGCAGCTGCAGCATCAGATCCCGTATCTGATAAGGTTATTCCGATAAGTGACGGACAGCGCGCATCCAGAGAAGATGATGAAATAAGCGAACAGAACCGTCAGAACAATAAAATAATGGAGATGCACGAAGCCGGCAAATCAAATATTGCAATAGCAAGAGAACTTGGACTTGGTGTTGGCGAAGTAGGACTTGTAATAGAACTTGCACAGAAGAATCGCAGAAAAAGACAGATTTGA
- a CDS encoding DUF342 domain-containing protein, whose product MNGYFQLVIGKAGTAVKVFGATDGDPEITTGEITEYLDRNRIGYDVLAVNDAVKKMGGEPVYFTQNRANPVREQYNMIISEDQMTVVVRFYPPSENVAGEENGQLTDSKEVIGDLVLKKIRYGVDKNAIESFFTKREYCKDYVIAKGKLPRDGSDAVIEYKFGTSRRPRPTLNADGSVDYHSLNIINHCKEGDLLAVLTPADMGDYGTSVYGNQVKPKAVKVKSLHYGLNVCISEDKLTLTAEKAGHVSLQDGKVVVSNVLNLKSIDVSTGNIDYDGSVMVSGNIASGFNVKAGGNIEVKGTIEGAVLEAGADIIMERGINGAGGGTIKAGGNVVTKFIENANVIAGGSVNAESILHSDVQAGTEVNVTGHKGFIVGGHVVAGEKVSVITVGGEMGTTTRIDVGVDPTLKAKIRGLMTEIGESNKNLQQIKPTVEGIVKKLQAGVVLSPDQAAYAKKLMAMKTQLENDINDKSENLMELQDKLADSHDAFVRVEGICNAGTIITIGELSMTVSKPVKFSKFVEKEGDVRVAPLD is encoded by the coding sequence ATGAACGGATATTTTCAGCTTGTTATAGGTAAGGCCGGGACTGCTGTTAAGGTGTTTGGTGCAACTGACGGGGATCCTGAGATCACTACCGGTGAAATAACTGAATATCTGGACAGGAACAGGATAGGCTATGATGTCCTTGCTGTTAATGATGCGGTCAAAAAAATGGGCGGTGAACCTGTTTATTTTACCCAAAACAGGGCCAATCCTGTAAGAGAGCAATATAACATGATCATTTCCGAAGATCAGATGACTGTTGTGGTTCGTTTTTATCCTCCGTCTGAAAATGTTGCCGGCGAAGAGAATGGCCAGCTTACGGATTCCAAAGAGGTTATTGGCGATCTGGTCCTTAAAAAGATCAGATACGGCGTTGATAAAAATGCTATAGAAAGTTTTTTTACCAAAAGAGAATATTGTAAGGATTACGTTATCGCAAAGGGAAAGCTTCCCAGAGACGGTAGCGATGCTGTTATTGAATATAAATTCGGGACCAGCAGAAGGCCTCGTCCTACGCTTAATGCGGACGGTTCTGTTGATTATCACAGTCTTAATATCATTAACCACTGTAAGGAGGGAGATCTTCTTGCAGTACTTACGCCGGCAGACATGGGCGACTATGGAACCAGTGTCTATGGCAATCAGGTTAAACCAAAGGCTGTTAAGGTCAAGAGCCTTCACTATGGTCTGAATGTATGTATTTCAGAGGATAAGCTTACACTTACTGCTGAAAAGGCCGGTCATGTTTCGCTTCAGGACGGTAAGGTTGTTGTATCTAATGTTTTGAATCTGAAGAGCATTGATGTATCAACCGGTAATATTGACTATGATGGCAGTGTTATGGTTTCTGGCAATATTGCTTCAGGCTTTAATGTTAAAGCCGGTGGCAATATAGAGGTTAAGGGCACGATCGAAGGTGCTGTACTTGAAGCCGGAGCTGACATTATCATGGAAAGAGGTATCAACGGCGCAGGCGGCGGCACTATCAAGGCCGGTGGCAACGTTGTTACTAAATTTATAGAAAATGCGAATGTTATCGCAGGCGGAAGTGTTAATGCCGAATCGATACTTCATTCAGATGTACAGGCAGGAACAGAAGTCAATGTAACAGGTCATAAGGGCTTTATAGTCGGCGGACATGTTGTCGCAGGCGAGAAAGTAAGCGTCATAACAGTAGGCGGTGAGATGGGAACCACAACAAGAATTGATGTTGGCGTTGATCCTACTCTCAAGGCCAAGATAAGAGGCCTTATGACAGAGATTGGCGAATCCAATAAAAACCTTCAGCAGATAAAGCCTACAGTTGAAGGTATAGTCAAAAAGCTTCAGGCAGGAGTTGTCCTTAGTCCTGACCAGGCGGCATACGCCAAGAAGCTTATGGCTATGAAGACGCAGCTTGAAAATGATATCAATGATAAATCAGAGAATCTGATGGAACTTCAGGATAAACTTGCAGACAGCCATGATGCCTTTGTAAGGGTTGAGGGAATTTGTAATGCTGGAACCATCATAACAATTGGGGAATTGTCAATGACGGTTAGTAAACCTGTTAAGTTCAGTAAATTCGTGGAAAAAGAGGGAGATGTCAGAGTAGCACCGCTTGATTAA
- a CDS encoding FliA/WhiG family RNA polymerase sigma factor translates to MDEAARIKLWKEYENSKLPEIREKLILEYAPLVKLVAGRLSMYLGFNVEYDDLVGYGIFGLIDAIDKFDTLKDVKFETYASLRIRGAILDQIRKMDWIPRTIRDRQKKIDIAIKEVEAESGHVATDAEIAKKMNITEEEYLNWQSQMKVTGVISLNEFMEQGSDVPEDRNHGARFDKPEEVIEKAELKKMLGEALELLTEKERKVILLYYYEELTLKEISNILEVSESRVSQLHTRALQKMRGKMGKYMGIITDRV, encoded by the coding sequence ATGGATGAAGCAGCAAGAATCAAGTTGTGGAAAGAATACGAAAATTCTAAACTTCCTGAAATAAGAGAAAAGCTGATACTTGAATATGCTCCACTGGTTAAGCTGGTTGCGGGCAGACTTTCAATGTATCTTGGTTTTAATGTCGAATATGATGACCTTGTTGGCTATGGCATATTTGGCCTTATTGATGCTATCGACAAGTTCGATACGTTGAAGGACGTTAAGTTTGAAACTTATGCGAGCCTTCGTATTCGTGGTGCGATCCTTGACCAGATCAGAAAGATGGACTGGATCCCGCGTACAATAAGAGACCGTCAGAAGAAGATAGATATCGCCATCAAGGAAGTCGAGGCTGAGAGCGGTCACGTTGCGACTGATGCTGAGATTGCCAAGAAGATGAATATAACCGAAGAGGAGTATCTTAACTGGCAGAGTCAGATGAAGGTCACAGGTGTCATTTCTCTTAACGAGTTTATGGAGCAGGGCTCTGATGTTCCTGAAGACCGCAATCACGGTGCCAGATTCGATAAGCCTGAAGAAGTTATAGAGAAGGCTGAGCTTAAGAAGATGCTTGGAGAAGCACTTGAACTGCTGACAGAAAAAGAGCGTAAGGTCATTCTTTTGTACTATTACGAAGAGCTTACATTAAAAGAAATCAGTAATATATTGGAAGTTTCAGAATCCAGAGTTTCTCAGCTTCATACAAGAGCACTTCAAAAGATGCGCGGCAAAATGGGCAAGTATATGGGTATCATTACAGATAGGGTCTAA
- a CDS encoding chemotaxis protein CheD, whose translation MAAIIKVGMADLNTCKAPDGITTLGLGSCCGIAIRDPVTKIGGLAHIMLPDSNEIRNNNNIPKFADTGIRELVKQMEALGASKSRMVAKIAGGATMFAFQSASNSMHVGERNVAASLKALKELNIRVLAQDTGLNFGRTVIFYPETGDYVIRAVGKPEKII comes from the coding sequence ATGGCTGCAATTATAAAGGTAGGAATGGCTGATCTGAATACGTGTAAGGCGCCGGATGGCATTACGACCCTTGGGCTTGGATCTTGTTGCGGTATTGCAATACGTGATCCTGTTACCAAGATTGGTGGACTGGCTCATATTATGCTTCCGGATTCTAACGAGATCAGAAATAATAACAATATACCGAAGTTTGCGGATACCGGAATCAGAGAGCTAGTAAAGCAAATGGAAGCACTTGGCGCATCAAAATCCAGGATGGTTGCCAAGATCGCAGGCGGTGCGACGATGTTTGCTTTCCAGTCGGCAAGCAACAGCATGCATGTCGGAGAGCGTAATGTAGCGGCATCACTTAAGGCCCTTAAAGAACTGAATATCAGAGTCCTTGCTCAGGATACGGGGCTTAATTTCGGACGAACAGTTATTTTTTATCCAGAGACAGGAGATTATGTAATAAGGGCTGTTGGCAAACCGGAGAAGATCATATGA
- a CDS encoding chemotaxis protein CheC: MADLSLDALSEQYYDVLKELGNIGAGNATTALAQMLGAKVDMSVPSVKLLEFKDVGDCMGGADQIMAGIYLRMEGDVDGSIMFLTGQKEARYLANKLIMQDKSEDEPFDEMELSALKEIGNIITGSYLNSLATMTNLKMIPSVPYVAVDMAGAILSVPAIEFGLMGDKLLLIENKFSDDVQISGYFILLPDIDGYKKILSSLGIDVSMFD; the protein is encoded by the coding sequence TTGGCTGATTTAAGTCTTGATGCTCTTTCCGAGCAATACTATGATGTGCTTAAGGAACTTGGTAATATCGGAGCAGGTAATGCTACAACGGCACTGGCGCAGATGCTTGGTGCTAAAGTTGATATGTCAGTTCCCAGTGTAAAGCTTCTTGAGTTCAAAGATGTTGGTGACTGCATGGGTGGTGCGGACCAGATCATGGCCGGCATCTATCTTCGTATGGAAGGCGATGTTGATGGCTCTATCATGTTCCTTACAGGTCAGAAGGAAGCCAGATATCTTGCCAACAAACTTATTATGCAGGACAAGTCTGAGGACGAACCATTTGATGAAATGGAGCTTTCTGCGCTTAAAGAGATTGGTAATATCATTACCGGTTCTTATCTTAATTCCCTTGCAACAATGACAAATTTAAAGATGATCCCTTCAGTTCCGTATGTTGCTGTTGATATGGCAGGAGCTATTCTTTCTGTGCCTGCAATAGAATTCGGACTTATGGGAGATAAGCTTCTTCTTATAGAAAACAAATTTTCTGATGATGTTCAGATAAGTGGATATTTTATTCTTTTACCTGATATTGATGGATATAAAAAGATTTTGAGTTCCCTTGGAATAGATGTTTCAATGTTTGATTGA